The Chitinivibrionales bacterium genome contains a region encoding:
- a CDS encoding FAD-dependent oxidoreductase: MEQVDITIIGAGVVGLAIARRLARSERDIVVVERHDGFGRETSSRNSEVIHAGLYYPSGSLKAQMCVAGNRLLYEYCEKRNIPFKKTGKLVVAGSTEEVDRVGAVYNQGLLNGVEGLCMLEGAEISRLEPHVAAQGGVLSKETGIVDTHALMKSLEREAGDKGAVVAYNCSVAGVSREKDGYSLDIKDVDGEHFAFRSRMVVNAAGVHADRIASMAGLDIDSCGYRIHPCKGEYFSVSNRHKGKLTHLVYPAPTQISLGLHAVLTLDGAIKMGPNAFYVDSLEYDVDPGHKEDFIRSAARFLPFISPDDLSPDMAGIRPKLQKPQEPSRDFIIAEESARALPGFVNLAGIESPGLTSALAIADYVENLLTPYFRKAG; the protein is encoded by the coding sequence ATGGAACAGGTCGATATTACTATCATTGGAGCAGGAGTTGTGGGTCTGGCGATAGCCCGACGACTTGCCCGTTCGGAGCGGGACATTGTCGTCGTGGAGCGTCATGACGGCTTCGGACGGGAAACCTCCTCGCGAAACAGCGAAGTCATTCATGCCGGGCTCTATTATCCCTCAGGTTCTCTGAAAGCACAGATGTGTGTTGCCGGGAACAGATTACTCTATGAGTACTGTGAAAAAAGGAATATCCCTTTTAAAAAGACCGGGAAACTGGTGGTTGCCGGAAGCACGGAGGAAGTCGACAGGGTCGGGGCGGTCTATAATCAGGGGCTTCTCAATGGTGTTGAGGGGTTGTGCATGCTGGAGGGCGCTGAGATATCGCGTCTGGAGCCCCATGTTGCTGCACAGGGGGGGGTTTTAAGCAAAGAGACCGGCATTGTGGATACCCATGCACTCATGAAATCACTGGAGCGGGAGGCCGGCGATAAGGGCGCGGTTGTGGCCTATAACTGTTCTGTAGCGGGGGTTAGCCGGGAGAAAGATGGGTATTCTCTTGATATCAAGGATGTTGACGGGGAACATTTTGCTTTTCGATCACGCATGGTTGTCAATGCCGCCGGAGTGCATGCGGACAGGATTGCATCGATGGCCGGGCTTGATATCGATTCGTGCGGCTACAGAATTCATCCCTGCAAAGGAGAATATTTCAGCGTCTCAAACCGTCATAAAGGCAAACTCACTCATCTTGTCTATCCTGCTCCCACTCAAATCAGTCTGGGCCTCCATGCGGTCCTCACCCTTGACGGCGCCATAAAAATGGGACCCAATGCATTCTATGTTGATTCGCTGGAGTATGATGTCGATCCGGGTCACAAAGAAGATTTTATTCGAAGCGCGGCGCGTTTTCTCCCCTTTATTTCTCCCGATGATCTGTCACCGGACATGGCGGGGATCCGCCCCAAACTTCAGAAACCTCAAGAACCGTCTCGGGATTTTATCATTGCCGAAGAAAGCGCACGCGCCTTGCCGGGATTTGTCAATCTGGCAGGTATCGAATCGCCGGGACTCACCTCGGCGCTTGCAATTGCAGACTATGTTGAAAACCTGCTTACGCCTTATTTCCGGAAGGCGGGGTAG
- a CDS encoding STAS domain-containing protein, translated as MEIYTKPNGKHITFELAGDMRGRDFVDLLEKMRESAYPKCIVDLSRLHYIDSQGLGGLIYSNKILSMAGKELVLVSPQHYVRKIFNDYSLDQVLNIADPEPVPC; from the coding sequence ATGGAGATCTACACAAAACCCAATGGTAAGCATATAACATTCGAACTTGCAGGCGACATGAGAGGAAGGGATTTTGTAGACCTTCTGGAAAAGATGCGCGAATCCGCCTATCCAAAATGTATTGTCGACCTGAGCCGTCTTCATTATATCGACAGCCAAGGGCTTGGGGGACTGATTTATTCCAATAAAATTCTCAGCATGGCCGGCAAAGAGCTCGTCCTGGTATCGCCTCAGCACTATGTCCGGAAAATATTCAACGACTATTCGCTGGACCAGGTACTGAATATTGCCGACCCTGAACCGGTACCCTGTTAA
- a CDS encoding GIY-YIG nuclease family protein — translation MSKFTVYILYSCSTDKYYIGHTQNLEARIQSHNDSDISLGKYTRKNGPWELVYKEDSFNTRSEAIKRERQIKSWKSRKQIERLVSCSRFSIVQ, via the coding sequence ATGAGCAAATTCACCGTCTATATCCTCTACAGCTGCAGCACCGATAAATACTATATCGGACACACCCAAAATCTCGAAGCAAGAATTCAAAGCCACAACGATTCCGATATATCACTTGGAAAGTACACTCGCAAAAACGGCCCCTGGGAACTCGTCTACAAAGAAGATTCATTCAATACCCGGTCGGAAGCTATTAAGCGGGAAAGGCAAATCAAAAGCTGGAAAAGCAGAAAACAGATTGAGCGGTTAGTATCCTGTTCCAGGTTCTCCATCGTACAGTAG